Proteins encoded in a region of the Neisseria subflava genome:
- the prmA gene encoding 50S ribosomal protein L11 methyltransferase: MSYQQITINVNDAVAERLADALMEHGALSAAIEDAYAGTENEQAIFGEPGMPTEQIWQQSKVIALFGESDDAASIIEAAAQECGLNDLKYTGEILEDQDWVRLTQAQFDPIQISDRLWITPSWHEAPDGNAVNLQLDPGLAFGTGSHPTTRLCLKWLDTQLKGGESVLDYGCGSGILAIAALKLGAGSAIGVDIDEQAIRASKDNAAQNNVDAQFYLPDGLPQGQFDVVVANILANPLRMLGEMLAARTKQGGRIVLSGLLDEQVEELSGIYSQWFDIEPAEIEEGWARLSGVKR; the protein is encoded by the coding sequence ATGTCCTATCAACAAATCACCATCAACGTCAACGATGCCGTCGCCGAACGCCTTGCCGACGCGCTGATGGAACACGGCGCATTGTCCGCCGCCATTGAAGATGCCTACGCCGGTACAGAAAACGAGCAGGCCATTTTCGGCGAGCCGGGCATGCCGACCGAACAAATCTGGCAACAAAGCAAAGTCATCGCCCTTTTCGGCGAAAGCGACGATGCCGCTTCCATTATCGAAGCCGCCGCGCAGGAATGCGGTTTGAACGATTTGAAATACACCGGCGAAATCCTTGAAGATCAAGACTGGGTACGCCTGACCCAAGCGCAATTCGACCCGATTCAAATTTCCGACCGCCTATGGATTACCCCGTCTTGGCACGAAGCGCCCGACGGCAACGCCGTCAACCTGCAACTCGACCCGGGTCTTGCCTTCGGCACAGGCAGCCATCCGACCACACGTCTCTGCCTCAAATGGCTGGACACGCAGCTCAAAGGCGGCGAAAGCGTATTGGACTACGGCTGCGGCTCAGGCATTTTGGCCATTGCCGCCCTCAAACTCGGTGCAGGCTCCGCCATCGGCGTAGACATTGACGAACAAGCCATCCGCGCCAGCAAAGACAATGCCGCGCAAAACAACGTCGACGCGCAGTTCTACCTGCCGGACGGCCTGCCACAAGGTCAATTTGATGTCGTTGTCGCCAACATTCTGGCCAACCCGCTGCGTATGCTCGGCGAAATGCTTGCCGCACGCACCAAACAAGGTGGCCGCATTGTCTTGTCCGGCCTTTTGGACGAACAAGTCGAAGAACTCAGCGGCATTTACAGCCAATGGTTCGACATCGAACCTGCCGAAATCGAAGAAGGCTGGGCGCGATTGAGTGGCGTCAAACGCTAA
- the dapB gene encoding 4-hydroxy-tetrahydrodipicolinate reductase: MSALKIAIAGVNGRMGRVLVEAVNNHPDTVLSGALEHSGSEVLGLDAGFASGLKTGVAISDDVDAVLAQSDVLIDFTRPEPTLKHLQKCVEKGVNIIIGTTGFDDAGKAAIQAAGEKIGVVFAANFSVGVNLTFHILDTVARVLNEGYDIEIIEGHHRHKVDAPSGTALRMGEVIADALGRDLKECAVYGREGHTGPRDPSTIGFATVRAGDIVGDHTALFATDGERVEITHKASSRMTFAAGAVRAAVWANGKKGLYDMQDVLGLKNR; encoded by the coding sequence ATGAGCGCATTGAAAATCGCCATTGCCGGCGTCAATGGTCGCATGGGCCGCGTCTTGGTTGAAGCAGTCAACAACCATCCCGATACCGTCCTCTCCGGCGCACTCGAGCATTCCGGTTCGGAAGTATTGGGTTTGGATGCAGGCTTCGCCTCCGGCCTCAAAACCGGCGTTGCCATTTCAGACGACGTGGATGCCGTACTGGCTCAAAGCGATGTCCTCATCGACTTTACCCGCCCCGAACCAACCCTGAAACACCTGCAAAAATGCGTGGAAAAAGGCGTCAACATCATCATCGGCACCACCGGTTTCGACGACGCAGGCAAAGCCGCCATCCAAGCCGCAGGCGAAAAAATAGGCGTTGTCTTCGCCGCCAACTTCAGCGTCGGCGTCAACCTGACCTTCCACATCCTCGACACCGTCGCCCGCGTGTTAAACGAAGGCTACGACATCGAAATCATCGAAGGCCACCACCGCCACAAAGTCGATGCCCCAAGCGGCACTGCGTTGCGCATGGGTGAAGTCATTGCCGACGCCCTCGGCCGCGACCTCAAAGAATGCGCCGTTTACGGCCGCGAAGGCCATACCGGCCCGCGTGATCCGTCCACCATCGGTTTTGCCACCGTCCGCGCAGGCGACATCGTCGGCGACCACACCGCCCTCTTCGCTACCGACGGCGAGCGCGTGGAAATTACCCACAAGGCCAGCAGCCGCATGACCTTTGCCGCCGGTGCCGTACGCGCCGCAGTTTGGGCAAACGGCAAAAAAGGCCTGTACGATATGCAAGACGTACTGGGTTTGAAAAACCGATAA
- a CDS encoding outer membrane protein assembly factor BamE, with protein sequence MNKALCLAIAAILGLASCSAERVSNFPSYKLKIIQGNELNPRAVVSLRQGMTRDQVQLLLGTPLLRDAFHADRWDYTFNTSRNGIIKEQSNLTLYFENDVLARAEGDAIQKSIEAVQAGQNVVPTTETKPQ encoded by the coding sequence GTGAATAAAGCCTTATGCCTTGCCATCGCCGCTATTTTAGGTCTGGCCTCATGCAGTGCCGAGCGCGTATCCAACTTTCCATCCTACAAACTTAAAATCATTCAAGGTAACGAGCTCAATCCCCGCGCCGTGGTTTCCCTGCGCCAAGGTATGACCCGCGACCAAGTCCAACTGCTGCTTGGTACGCCACTCTTGCGCGACGCCTTCCATGCCGACCGCTGGGATTACACTTTCAACACCAGCCGCAACGGCATCATCAAAGAACAAAGCAACCTGACCCTGTACTTTGAAAACGACGTCCTCGCACGCGCCGAAGGCGATGCCATTCAAAAATCCATCGAAGCGGTTCAGGCCGGACAAAACGTCGTTCCGACCACCGAAACCAAACCGCAATAA
- the fur gene encoding ferric iron uptake transcriptional regulator, translated as MGKRAESAYYNGYYLTGILNIMEKFSNIAQLKDSGLKVTGPRLKILDLFETHAEEHLSAEDVYRILLEEGVEIGVATIYRVLTQFEQAGILQRHHFETGKAVYELDKGDHHDHIVCVKCGEVTEFHNPEIEALQDKIAEENGYRIVDHALYMYGVCGECQTKTKR; from the coding sequence GTGGGCAAACGGGCGGAAAGTGCGTATTATAACGGTTATTACCTTACAGGGATATTGAATATTATGGAAAAATTCAGCAACATTGCGCAATTGAAAGACAGCGGTTTGAAAGTTACAGGTCCGCGTTTGAAAATTTTGGACTTGTTTGAAACTCATGCCGAGGAGCATTTGAGTGCGGAAGATGTGTACCGTATCCTGTTGGAAGAGGGCGTGGAAATCGGCGTGGCGACGATTTACCGTGTGTTGACCCAGTTTGAACAGGCCGGCATTTTGCAACGCCACCACTTTGAAACCGGCAAAGCGGTTTACGAATTGGACAAAGGCGATCACCACGACCACATCGTTTGCGTGAAATGCGGCGAAGTAACCGAATTCCACAATCCGGAAATCGAAGCGCTGCAAGACAAAATCGCTGAAGAAAACGGTTACCGTATCGTTGACCACGCGCTGTATATGTACGGCGTATGCGGCGAATGCCAAACCAAAACCAAACGTTAA
- the aat gene encoding leucyl/phenylalanyl-tRNA--protein transferase, which produces MKIPFLAPRDYRFPDLSYALAECDGLVGISGDLDTGRLLSAYGQGIFPWFSRDGWFFWYAVAPRAVIVPESLHIGRSLAKTLRHKPYRVTVNRCFEKVIAHCANVPRPEQDGTWIEPAFQTAYLKLHHQGHAHSFECWLPDEQGEMQLAGGFYGVQIGCVFYGESMFALRPDASKVAFACAVPFLEDLGVALIDCQQDTEHMRRFGSQLMDFADFQTALKDLNAKPLKRNIECGVVAENLLQKIGGED; this is translated from the coding sequence ATGAAGATTCCTTTTCTTGCGCCACGGGATTATCGTTTCCCCGACCTGTCTTACGCTTTGGCAGAATGCGACGGCTTGGTCGGCATCAGCGGCGATTTGGATACGGGGCGGCTGTTGTCGGCGTATGGGCAGGGGATTTTTCCGTGGTTTAGCCGCGACGGTTGGTTTTTCTGGTATGCGGTTGCGCCGCGGGCCGTGATTGTGCCGGAAAGCCTGCATATAGGCCGTTCGCTCGCCAAAACTTTGCGTCACAAGCCGTATCGGGTAACGGTCAACCGCTGTTTTGAAAAAGTGATTGCCCATTGCGCCAATGTGCCGCGTCCGGAACAGGACGGAACGTGGATAGAACCAGCGTTTCAGACGGCCTATTTGAAGCTGCACCATCAGGGGCATGCGCATTCGTTTGAATGCTGGCTGCCGGACGAACAAGGCGAAATGCAGTTGGCAGGCGGGTTTTACGGCGTGCAAATCGGCTGCGTATTTTATGGTGAATCGATGTTTGCCTTGCGTCCCGATGCGTCAAAGGTTGCGTTTGCCTGCGCCGTACCGTTTCTGGAGGATTTGGGCGTTGCACTGATAGACTGTCAGCAGGATACGGAACATATGCGCCGTTTTGGTTCGCAGTTGATGGATTTTGCCGACTTTCAGACGGCCTTGAAGGATTTGAACGCGAAACCGTTAAAGCGGAATATCGAATGCGGCGTGGTGGCTGAAAATCTTCTGCAAAAGATTGGCGGCGAAGATTGA
- the dapD gene encoding 2,3,4,5-tetrahydropyridine-2,6-dicarboxylate N-succinyltransferase, which produces MSLQNIIETAFENRAEINPNTVTPEVREAVLETIRQLDSGKLRVAERLGVGEWKVNEWAKKAVLLSFRIQDNEILNDGVNKYFDKVPTKFADWSEDEFRSAGFRAVPGAVARRGSFVAKNVVLMPSYVNIGAYVDEGAMVDTWATVGSCAQIGKNVHLSGGVGIGGVLEPLQASPTIIEDNCFIGARSEIVEGVIVEEGSVISMGVFIGQSTKIFDRTTGEIYQGRVPAGSVVVSGSMPSKDGSHSLYCAVIVKRVDAQTRAKTSVNELLRGI; this is translated from the coding sequence ATGTCTTTGCAAAACATCATTGAAACGGCTTTTGAAAACCGTGCCGAAATCAATCCGAATACTGTTACCCCCGAAGTGCGTGAAGCGGTTTTGGAAACCATCCGCCAACTCGACTCCGGCAAACTGCGCGTTGCCGAGCGTTTGGGCGTGGGCGAATGGAAAGTCAACGAATGGGCGAAAAAAGCCGTGTTGCTGTCTTTCCGCATTCAGGACAATGAAATTCTCAACGACGGTGTGAACAAATACTTCGACAAAGTGCCGACTAAATTTGCCGATTGGTCTGAAGACGAATTCCGCAGCGCAGGTTTCCGCGCAGTTCCGGGTGCGGTTGCCCGCCGCGGCAGCTTTGTGGCGAAAAATGTCGTGTTGATGCCTTCTTATGTCAATATCGGCGCATACGTTGACGAAGGTGCGATGGTCGATACTTGGGCAACTGTCGGCTCTTGCGCGCAAATCGGTAAAAACGTGCACTTGAGCGGCGGCGTCGGCATCGGCGGCGTACTCGAGCCTCTGCAAGCCAGCCCGACCATTATTGAAGACAACTGCTTCATCGGCGCGCGTTCTGAAATTGTTGAAGGCGTGATTGTCGAAGAAGGCAGCGTGATTTCTATGGGCGTGTTCATCGGTCAATCCACCAAAATCTTTGACCGTACTACCGGCGAAATCTATCAAGGCCGCGTACCGGCAGGTTCGGTTGTTGTATCCGGCAGCATGCCTTCCAAAGACGGCAGCCACAGCCTCTACTGTGCGGTTATCGTCAAACGCGTGGATGCGCAAACCCGTGCGAAAACCAGCGTGAATGAATTGTTGCGCGGTATCTAA